From a single Glycine soja cultivar W05 chromosome 19, ASM419377v2, whole genome shotgun sequence genomic region:
- the LOC114400437 gene encoding uncharacterized protein LOC114400437, whose protein sequence is MKIEQLFACHNYTEDKKMKVAVMEFTDYALIWWNQLQREKTRYEEPLVDSWEEMKRLMRRRFVPSHYQRDLHNKLQRLTQGSRSVDEFYKEMEVSMIRANVMEDRDATVAHFLHGLHNDIRDVVELQNNVEFEDLVHQASKVEQQLKRKSAMRRSSSNFHSLGWKDRNKKDGGSSTSNPNVTAQRNQNKSDEALKKARSSEIKCFNGAEEHEDERESEGDLFMIRKILGGQAVALDDCQRENIFHERCLIQGKLCSLIIDNGSCTNVASARQVEVGFSIGKYEDFVLCDVVPMEACDLLLRRPWQYDRRVMHDGFTNKFTFMHKDRKTTLAPLTPREEALRCEKLYANVEKYVFCMDHVIFLGFIVNSQGVQVDPEKVKAIQDWPTPKNISEVRSFHGLTSFYRRFVRDFSTLAAPLNEIVKKNVVFEWGDQQEKAFIAFKEKLTNAHVLALSNFAKSFELECDTSRVGIRAVLMQGGHPIAYFSEKLNGVALSYSTYDKELHALIRALQTWQHYLLPKEFVIHSDHESLKYLKGQGKLNKRHAKWVEFLEKFPYVIRHKKGKNNVFTDALSCWYALLSTLETKFLGFEYIKELYDHDADFSDIPQTCSHTASDAYFRHDGYLLRDKRLCVPNGSIRDLLIREAHERGLMGALWGLPRSKEGKDSLFVVVDRFSKMAHFIACKKVDDACHVVDLFFKEVMSPFEIVYGINPLTPLDLLPLPNISQFKDKSRQVKAEYVKKLHEEVKAHDKSELKRSKKRCNIQWLI, encoded by the exons ATGAAAATTGAGCAACTATTTGCATGCCACAATTACACCGAGGATAAAAAGATGAAGGTGGCAGTCATGGAATTCACTGACTATGCTCTCATCTGGTGGAACCAATtacaaagggagaagacaagATATGAAGAACCCTTGGTGGATAGTTGGGAAGAAATGAAGAGGTTGATGAGAAGAAGATTTGTTCCTTCTCATTATCAAAGAGACCTTCATAACAAGCTACAAAGACTCACGCAAGGTAGTAGAAGTGTTGATGAGTTTTACAAGGAGATGGAGGTTTCCATGATTAGAGCTAATGTTATGGAGGATCGAGATGCTACTGTGGCTCATTTCCTACATGGGCTACATAATGATATAAGGGATGTTGTGGAGTTGCAAAATAATGTGGAGTTCGAAGACTTAGTACATCAAGCTTCTAAGGTGGAACAACAATTGAAGAGAAAGAGTGCCATGAGGAGGAGTTCATCTAATTTTCACTCTCTTGGTTGGAAGGATAGAAATAAGAAGGATGGAGGGTCATCAACAAGCAATCCCAATGTTACAGctcaaagaaatcaaaataagtctgaTGAGGCACTTAAGAAAGCAAGAAGTAGTGAGATTAAGTGCTTCAA CGGTGCAGAGGAGCATGAAGATGAAAGAGAGTCAGAAGGAGATTTGTTCATGATTAGAAAGATATTGGGTGGTCAAGCAGTGGCATTAGATGACtgtcaaagagaaaatattttccatgaGAGGTGCCTCATCCAAGGGAAGTTATGCTCTTTGATCATTGATAATGGGAGTTGCACTAATGTGGCTAGTGCAAG GCAAGTTGAAGTGGGCTTTTCCATAGGGAAATATGaagattttgttttgtgtgatgTGGTGCCTATGGAGGCTTGTGATTTGCTTCTTAGGAGGCCTTGGCAGTATGATAGGAGAGTCATGCATGATGGTTTCACCAATAAGTTTACTTTTATGCATAAAGATCGCAAAACTACTCTTGCACCATTGACTCCAAGAGAA GAAGCACTTAGGTGTGAGAAATTGTATGCTAACGTGGAAAAATATGTGTTCTGTATGGACCATGTCATTTTTCTTGGATTTATTGTCAACTCACAAGGAGTGCAGGTTGATCCAGAGAAGGTGAAAGCCATTCAAGATTGGCCAACCCCCAAAAATATAAGTGAGGTAAGGAGCTTTCATGGCCTAACAAGTTTCTATAGGAGGTTTGTTAGAGATTTTAGCACTTTGGCTGCACCTCTAAATGAAATTGttaagaaaaatgttgtttttgaaTGGGGGGATCAACAAGAGAAGGCTTTTATtgctttcaaagaaaagttaacTAATGCTCATGTTCTTGCTTTGTCTAATTTTGCTAAATCCTTTGAGCTTGAATGTGATACATCTAGGGTAGGCATAAGGGCTGTGTTGATGCAAGGGGGGCATCCCATTGCATATTTTAGCGAGAAACTGAATGGGGTTGCTCTTAGCTATTCTACATATGATAAGGAATTGCATGCCTTAATTAGAGCTTTGCAGACTTGGCAACATTATCTATTGCCTAAGGAATTTGTTATTCACAGTGATCATGAGTCTTTGAAATACTTGAAAGGACAAGGAAAGTTGAACAAGAGGCATGCCAAGTGGGTGGAATTTCTTGAAAAATTCCCCTATGTGATCAGACACAAGAAAGGTAAAAATAATGTGTTCACTGATGCACTCTCCTGCTGGTATGCATTATTGTCTACCCTTGAAACTAAGTTCCTTGGTTTTGAGTACATTAAGGAATTGTATGACCATGATGCTGACTTTTCTGATATACCTCAAACATGTTCTCATACTGCATCTGATGCGTATTTTAGGCATGATGGGTATTTGTTAAGGGACAAGAGACTTTGTGTGCCTAATGGTTCAATTAGGGACTTGCTTATTAGAGAGGCACATGAAAGGGGCTTAATGGGGGCACTTTGGG GTTTGCCTCGGTCCAAGGAAGGAAAGGACTCGCTTTTTGTGGTGGTTGACAGGTTTTCTAAGATGGCTCACTTCATAGCATGCAAGAAGGTAGATGATGCATGTCATGTTGTTGATTTGTTCTTCAAAGAGGTG ATGTCACCCTTTGAAATTGTTTATGGTATTAATCCTTTGACTCCTTTGGATTTGTTGCCTTtacctaatatttctcaattTAAAGATAAGTCTAGGCAGGTTAAAGCAGAATATGTCAAGAAGTTGCATGAGGAAGTCAAGGCCCATGACAAGAGCGAGCTAAAAAGATCCAAGAAGCGTTGCAACATACAATGGCTAATATGA
- the LOC114399818 gene encoding UDP-glycosyltransferase 83A1-like produces MMRLSQKLVENGCKVIVVNTDYDHKRVVSSMGEQQHSLDESLLKFVSIPDGLGPDDDRNDMGKVGEAMMNIWPPMLEKLIEDIHLKGDNRISLIIAELCMGWALDVGTKFGIKGTLLWPASAALFALVYNLPKLIDDGIIDSDGGLTPTTKKTIHISQGMAEMDPETFFWFNMGDTVNRTTVLKYLMQCTQRLNLAEWWLCNTANELEDGPLSSIPKLVPIGPLLTSHDDTIATTKSIGQYWEEDLSCMSWLDQQPRDSVLYVAFGSFTHFDQNQFNELALGLDLTNRPFLWVVRQDNKRVYPNEFLGSKGKIVGWAPQQKVLSHPAVACFVTHCGWNSILEGLSNGVPFLCLPYVGDHIYNKTYICDELKVGLGFDSEKNGLVSRMELKRKVEHLLSDENMKSRSLELKEKVMNTIAEGGQSLENLNSFVKWVKELGSTFYA; encoded by the exons ATGATGAGACTCTCACAAAAGTTGGTCGAAAATGGATGCAAAGTCATTGTTGTGAACACAGATTACGACCACAAGCGAGTGGTGAGTTCCATGGGCGAGCAACAACATAGCCTTGATGAATCACTACTGAAGTTTGTCTCAATCCCCGATGGTTTAGGACCAGATGATGACAGAAACGATATGGGCAAGGTTGGTGAAGCTATGATGAACATCTGGCCACCTATGCTTGAGAAGCTCATAGAGGATATACATTTGAAGGGTGACAATAGAATCAGCTTAATTATTGCAGAATTGTGCATGGGATGGGCCTTGGATGTTGGGACTAAATTTGGAATCAAAGGGACCCTATTGTGGCCTGCATCAGCAGCTTTATTTGCCCTTGTATACAACCTCCCTAAGCTTATTGATGATGGGATCATAGATTCTGATGGTG GATTAACACCAACCACTAAAAAGACCATTCACATATCACAAGGTATGGCTGAGATGGACCCGGaaacctttttttggtttaatatgGGTGACACAGTAAACAGAACGACAGTACTGAAATATTTGATGCAGTGTACACAAAGACTGAATTTAGCGGAATGGTGGCTTTGCAACACCGCAAATGAACTTGAAGATGGGCCATTATCCTCTATTCCTAAGCTTGTACCAATTGGTCCATTGTTGACAAGTCATGATGATACAATTGCAACTACAAAATCAATTGGACAATATTGGGAAGAAGATCTCTCTTGCATGAGTTGGCTCGATCAACAACCTCGTGATTCTGTGTTGTATGTTGCCTTTGGTAGTTTCACTCATTTTGATCAAAACCAATTCAACGAACTAGCTCTTGGATTGGACCTCACCAATAGACCTTTTCTTTGGGTTGTGCGTCAAGACAATAAGAGGGTATACCCTAATGAATTCTTGGGAAGTAAAGGTAAGATTGTTGGTTGGGCTCCTCAACAAAAGGTGTTAAGCCACCCTGCTGTAGCATGTTTTGTCACCCATTGTGGTTGGAATTCTATCTTGGAAGGGTTGTCTAATGGGGTTCCTTTCTTGTGTTTGCCATATGTGGGAGACCACATTTATAACAAAACATATATTTGTGATGAGTTGAAGGTTGGGTTGGGCTTTGACTCAGAAAAAAATGGACTTGTGTCACGCATGGAGTTAAAAAGGAAAGTGGAGCACCTCCTTAGTGATGAGAACATGAAATCAAGGTCTCTGGAGTtgaaggagaaagtcatgaacACCATAGCCGAAGGAGGTCAATCTTTGGAGAACCTTAATAGTTTTGTCAAGTGGGTTAAAGAATTAGGATCGACATTTTatgcataa
- the LOC114399501 gene encoding uncharacterized protein LOC114399501, producing the protein MKALSDMYEKPSAANKVYLMRRLFNLKMGEVSSSTRENTLKLSDIRDLILSKDVCKRDSGEFSSHVSNSALNTEGRGRTTQKGQNGRGRSKSRGKGQRKFQSDITC; encoded by the exons ATGAAGGCGTTATCAGATATGTACGAGAAGCCGTCGGCAGCCAACAAAGTATACTTGATGCGCCGGTTGTTCAACCTCAAGATGGGAGAAG TTAGTAGTTCTACAAGGGAGAACACATTAAAGCTTAGTGACATCCGTGACTTGATCTTAAGCAAAGATGTTTGCAAGAGAGATTCAGGAGAATTTTCCAGTCATGTTTCCAATTCAGCATTGAATACTGAAGGCAGGGGAAGGACTACCCAGAAGGGTCAGAATGGTCGAGGCAGATCAAAGTCAAGAGGGAAAGGTCagagaaaatttcaaagtgaCATTACTTGCTGA